The Collimonas sp. PA-H2 genome contains a region encoding:
- a CDS encoding copper-binding protein, whose amino-acid sequence MKPTAALSLILALSASGAAFAQSGGAKTTEMKGMDMKAMPMDNMNSGSTAKTATHQATGVVKAVDTVKGTVTLAHGPVKTLNWPAMTMTFTVKDKMFFDKLAADKKVTIDFVKQGADYVVTSVK is encoded by the coding sequence ATGAAACCTACCGCAGCCCTGTCCCTGATTCTGGCGCTGTCCGCATCCGGAGCGGCTTTCGCGCAGTCAGGCGGCGCCAAGACCACGGAGATGAAAGGCATGGATATGAAGGCAATGCCGATGGACAATATGAATTCTGGCTCCACGGCGAAAACGGCAACCCACCAGGCTACCGGCGTGGTAAAGGCCGTTGACACGGTGAAGGGCACAGTGACGCTGGCGCATGGACCTGTCAAAACCCTGAACTGGCCGGCCATGACGATGACCTTCACTGTGAAGGACAAGATGTTCTTCGACAAGCTTGCCGCCGATAAGAAAGTGACCATCGATTTCGTCAAGCAGGGCGCGGACTATGTTGTTACCAGCGTGAAGTAA
- a CDS encoding GlxA family transcriptional regulator, with the protein MKKSIAFVVFDGFQLVDMAAVSVFELANDGPSGPTYDLAVLSEHGGPVRSSSGVKIDSHPFNARIYDTVMVTGAMEAVVSSPGLIDFLQRSSEASRRTASICTGAFILAEAGLLDGRRVTTHWAQARELQHRYPKTRVEEDRIFINDGKVWTSAGMTACIDLALAMVEQDLGAASASSIAKMMVVYHRRSGGQSQFSALLEMQAKSDRIQSALSYAKRNLARELSVDELADAANLSRRQFSRSFRSETGQSPAKAVEALRVEAARAMLEDSNHSIDVVARETGFSDPERMRRAFLRKFGQPPQAFKRAARLGKEVLSAAMP; encoded by the coding sequence ATGAAAAAATCCATCGCCTTTGTCGTTTTCGACGGCTTTCAGCTGGTCGACATGGCTGCCGTCTCGGTATTCGAGCTGGCCAACGATGGCCCCAGCGGTCCCACCTACGATCTGGCTGTGCTGTCGGAACATGGCGGACCGGTGCGCAGTTCGTCCGGCGTCAAGATCGACAGCCATCCCTTCAATGCCCGCATCTACGACACCGTGATGGTCACCGGCGCCATGGAGGCGGTGGTGTCGTCGCCTGGCCTCATCGATTTCCTGCAACGGTCGAGTGAGGCATCGCGCCGCACCGCCAGCATCTGCACCGGTGCCTTTATTCTTGCCGAAGCCGGTTTGCTGGACGGACGCCGCGTCACCACGCATTGGGCGCAAGCGCGCGAACTGCAGCACAGGTATCCGAAGACCAGGGTTGAAGAGGACCGGATTTTCATCAACGACGGCAAGGTCTGGACCTCGGCCGGCATGACCGCCTGCATCGACCTGGCCCTGGCCATGGTGGAACAGGACTTGGGCGCCGCCAGCGCCAGTTCGATCGCGAAAATGATGGTGGTGTATCACCGCCGCAGCGGCGGCCAGTCGCAGTTTTCAGCGCTGCTGGAAATGCAGGCGAAATCAGACCGTATCCAGAGCGCGCTCAGTTACGCCAAGCGTAACCTGGCCAGGGAACTGTCGGTAGACGAACTGGCCGATGCCGCCAACCTGAGCCGGCGCCAGTTCAGCCGCAGCTTCCGCAGCGAAACCGGGCAGTCGCCGGCAAAGGCGGTTGAAGCCTTAAGAGTGGAAGCGGCGCGCGCCATGCTGGAAGACAGTAATCACTCTATCGACGTGGTGGCGAGGGAGACCGGATTTTCAGATCCTGAACGGATGCGGCGGGCATTTTTACGCAAGTTCGGCCAGCCGCCGCAAGCGTTCAAGCGGGCCGCGCGATTGGGCAAGGAAGTTTTGTCGGCGGCAATGCCGTGA
- a CDS encoding DUF4242 domain-containing protein: MPKYVIEREIPGAGKLSPQELQAISQKSCGVLSKMGPQIQWLQSYVTGDKIYCVYIAPDEAMVREHAQQGGFPANRISEVVSIIDPVTAE, from the coding sequence ATGCCAAAGTACGTGATCGAGCGTGAAATTCCCGGGGCCGGGAAATTGTCGCCGCAAGAACTCCAGGCCATTTCGCAAAAATCATGCGGCGTGCTGAGCAAGATGGGGCCGCAGATTCAATGGCTGCAAAGCTATGTTACCGGCGACAAGATTTATTGCGTTTATATCGCACCGGACGAAGCGATGGTCAGGGAGCATGCCCAGCAAGGGGGCTTCCCCGCAAACCGTATCTCCGAAGTTGTGTCGATTATTGACCCGGTTACTGCGGAATGA
- a CDS encoding M9 family metallopeptidase: protein MMIPKNTFWLAGLMVLSLQSYAAAVPAATPEPALATQAPMPRARQTLPPSPEQSRFNLSPSKKPRTDLLPPLTRPAAGNRSKSTAAAPDCRDMDVLTGYDGNALADYIVNLPDYECHYGLFSLTAAQAAKAYSAGNFSAVANRFTQEARTYNAGSRALVNLLIYLRAGYYLASSNVISAPSSSLLAALRPPIRQLVDGDFLFRENAVAPTSASETLKLITNMGDEPYYLGSMKNLVLRYTNTVSNPNAAQALRQPTAAGGFTGALTVIFYAHGRADGKLMLQNDATYAAALNNFVVSNKSALLPTETAYQLTDAANEAFRFFQYPAQKNAVKAMIQALLADTSMTGAGSELWLAAAVSVKYNDNANCAEYGTCNFEARLADAVLKNKYTCSPSISIRAQDMNPAQMQASCALLKTEEAYFHDMLQTGGKAVANDHNTSLEVVVFDDYSNYSKYAAAIYGISTNNGGIYLEGSPDGAGNQARFIAHQASWMRPLFKIWNLEHEYIHYLDGRFDMFGDFGASTAKPTVWWIEGLAEYLSKKNDDQEAIDSSRSGVYRLSQIFGNTYAMNDYQLRAYRWGYMATRFMFERHRNDVDVITGKFRVGDYEGYQNTMAYIGARYDSEFASWVMSAGTSGEPPLPDGPQLPSCASSSYLGKNCAISGFSATERTYAYIQLPEGAKNLKLRTSGGSGDVDLYVALDRYPSPASYDAVSNGAGNRESITISAPASKRWYYILLNARQAFSSVTLAATYD from the coding sequence CCTGCCGCCATCGCCGGAACAGTCGCGATTCAACCTGTCTCCAAGCAAAAAACCGCGGACCGACTTGCTGCCGCCACTGACCCGGCCAGCCGCCGGCAACCGCAGCAAAAGCACGGCCGCCGCGCCGGATTGCCGGGATATGGATGTATTGACGGGCTATGACGGCAATGCCCTGGCCGACTATATTGTCAACCTGCCTGACTATGAATGCCATTACGGCTTGTTCTCGCTGACAGCCGCCCAGGCTGCCAAAGCATACTCGGCCGGTAACTTCAGCGCCGTCGCCAACCGCTTCACGCAGGAGGCCCGTACCTACAACGCCGGCAGCCGGGCCCTGGTCAATCTGCTGATCTACCTGCGCGCCGGCTACTATCTTGCCAGCAGCAACGTCATTTCCGCTCCGTCCTCATCACTGCTTGCCGCCCTGCGGCCGCCGATCAGGCAGCTGGTCGATGGCGATTTTCTGTTCAGGGAAAACGCCGTGGCGCCGACCAGCGCCAGCGAAACGCTGAAGCTGATCACCAACATGGGCGATGAACCATACTATCTGGGCAGCATGAAGAACCTGGTGCTGCGCTACACCAACACCGTCAGCAATCCGAATGCAGCGCAAGCGCTGCGCCAGCCGACTGCAGCCGGCGGCTTTACCGGCGCGCTGACCGTGATTTTCTATGCCCACGGCAGAGCCGATGGCAAGCTGATGCTGCAGAACGATGCGACATATGCCGCCGCGCTGAACAATTTTGTCGTCAGCAACAAGAGCGCCCTGCTGCCCACCGAAACCGCCTACCAGCTCACCGATGCTGCCAACGAAGCCTTCCGCTTCTTCCAGTACCCGGCTCAGAAAAACGCCGTCAAGGCCATGATCCAGGCGCTCCTGGCCGACACCAGCATGACCGGCGCCGGCAGCGAACTCTGGCTGGCGGCGGCGGTTTCGGTTAAATATAACGACAACGCCAATTGCGCCGAATACGGCACCTGCAATTTCGAAGCCAGGCTGGCCGACGCCGTCCTGAAAAACAAATATACCTGCAGTCCATCCATCAGCATCCGCGCCCAGGACATGAACCCGGCGCAGATGCAGGCATCGTGCGCACTGCTGAAGACGGAAGAAGCATATTTCCACGACATGCTGCAAACCGGCGGCAAGGCGGTCGCCAATGATCACAATACTTCGCTGGAAGTCGTGGTGTTCGACGACTATAGCAATTACAGCAAATATGCGGCGGCGATCTACGGCATCAGCACCAACAACGGCGGCATATATCTGGAAGGCAGCCCTGACGGCGCCGGCAACCAGGCCCGCTTCATTGCCCACCAGGCTTCCTGGATGCGTCCGCTATTCAAGATATGGAATCTGGAACACGAATATATCCATTACCTCGACGGCCGCTTCGACATGTTCGGCGATTTCGGCGCCAGCACCGCCAAGCCGACCGTCTGGTGGATTGAAGGTTTGGCGGAGTATCTGTCCAAGAAGAATGACGACCAGGAGGCGATCGACAGCAGCCGTAGTGGCGTCTACCGCCTGAGCCAGATTTTCGGCAATACCTATGCCATGAACGACTACCAGCTGCGCGCATATCGCTGGGGATATATGGCGACGCGCTTCATGTTCGAGCGTCATCGCAATGATGTCGATGTCATTACCGGAAAATTCCGCGTCGGCGACTACGAGGGCTACCAGAACACCATGGCGTATATCGGCGCCCGCTATGATAGCGAGTTTGCCAGCTGGGTCATGAGCGCCGGCACTAGCGGTGAACCGCCGCTGCCAGATGGCCCGCAACTGCCAAGCTGCGCCTCGTCCAGCTACCTGGGTAAGAATTGCGCGATCAGCGGCTTTTCCGCCACGGAGCGGACTTATGCCTATATCCAACTGCCAGAAGGCGCAAAAAACCTGAAATTGAGGACCAGCGGCGGCAGCGGCGACGTCGATCTGTACGTTGCGCTGGATCGCTATCCCAGCCCGGCGTCCTACGACGCCGTCAGCAACGGCGCCGGCAACCGCGAAAGCATTACGATAAGCGCGCCGGCAAGCAAGCGCTGGTATTACATATTACTCAACGCCAGGCAGGCTTTTAGCAGTGTGACCTTGGCCGCTACCTACGATTGA
- the fabV gene encoding enoyl-ACP reductase FabV, producing MIIKPRVRGFICVTTHPAGCAENVRQQIDYVTAKGAIADGPKKVLVIGASTGYGLAARITAAFGCGADTLGVFFERAGSDTKPGTPGWYNSAAFHQFAAAKGLYAKSINGDGFSDDIKHKTIEAIKQDLGQVDLVVYSLAAPRRTHPKTGEVFSSTLKPVGQAVSFRGLDTDKEVIKESTLEPATQEEIDNTVAVMGGEDWQMWIDALQAAGVLADGAKTTAFTYLGEKITHDIYWNGSIGAAKKDLDRKVLAIRQKLAAKGGDARVSVLKAVVTQASSAIPMMPLYLSLLFKVMKERGTHEGCIEQLYALYNDSLYGKTPCMDPEGRLRTDYKELDPQVQAQVQQLWNQVTSDNIYELTDFAGYKREFLRLFGFEIEEVDYEADVSCEVEIPNLVQA from the coding sequence ATGATCATCAAACCACGCGTACGCGGCTTCATCTGTGTCACTACCCATCCGGCCGGCTGCGCAGAAAACGTGCGGCAGCAGATCGACTATGTCACGGCGAAGGGGGCGATCGCAGACGGTCCGAAAAAAGTGCTGGTGATAGGCGCCTCGACCGGATACGGACTTGCCGCGCGCATCACGGCGGCGTTTGGCTGCGGCGCCGATACGCTCGGCGTGTTCTTTGAGCGTGCGGGCAGCGACACCAAGCCCGGCACTCCCGGCTGGTATAACAGCGCCGCATTCCACCAGTTTGCCGCGGCCAAAGGTCTGTATGCGAAAAGCATCAACGGCGACGGCTTTTCCGACGACATCAAGCACAAGACCATCGAGGCTATCAAGCAGGACCTCGGCCAGGTCGACCTGGTCGTGTATAGCCTGGCGGCGCCGCGGCGCACCCACCCGAAGACCGGCGAAGTCTTCAGCTCGACGCTGAAGCCAGTTGGCCAGGCAGTCAGCTTCCGCGGCCTCGATACTGACAAGGAAGTGATCAAGGAATCGACCCTGGAACCGGCCACCCAGGAAGAGATCGATAACACGGTGGCAGTCATGGGCGGCGAAGACTGGCAGATGTGGATAGATGCGCTGCAGGCGGCCGGAGTCCTGGCCGACGGCGCGAAGACGACCGCTTTCACCTATCTGGGCGAGAAGATCACCCACGACATCTACTGGAATGGTTCCATCGGCGCCGCCAAGAAGGATCTGGACCGGAAAGTGCTCGCTATCCGCCAAAAATTGGCAGCCAAGGGCGGCGATGCGCGCGTCTCGGTGCTGAAAGCCGTGGTAACCCAGGCCAGCTCGGCCATTCCCATGATGCCGCTCTACCTGTCGCTGCTGTTCAAGGTCATGAAGGAGCGGGGTACGCATGAGGGTTGTATCGAACAGCTCTACGCACTCTACAACGACAGCCTGTACGGCAAGACGCCATGCATGGACCCGGAAGGCCGGCTGCGCACCGATTACAAGGAACTGGATCCGCAAGTCCAGGCCCAGGTGCAGCAGCTCTGGAACCAGGTCACCAGCGACAATATCTACGAGCTGACCGACTTTGCCGGCTACAAGCGAGAATTCTTGCGCCTCTTCGGATTCGAGATCGAAGAGGTGGATTATGAAGCGGACGTCAGCTGCGAAGTGGAGATTCCCAACCTGGTCCAGGCGTAG
- a CDS encoding SDR family oxidoreductase — protein MTTQTKQDTALITGASTGIGAVYANRLARRGYDLILVARNQDKLNQLARQLSASSGRKIDTIKADLSLKSDLQIVEQRLASDASITMLVNNAGLGATKSLVDSTPEELDELITLNVQALTRLTRAVAPAMVGRGHGTIVNISSIAALAPEILNGSYGGTKAYVLALTQSLDHELSEKGVRVQAVLPGAISTPFWDRAGLPVQHLPNEIVMTAEDLVDAALAGLDQGELVTLPSLPDLDDWSRFDDARKALKPNLSHVKPASRYRVGV, from the coding sequence ATGACTACGCAAACCAAGCAGGACACAGCCCTGATAACCGGCGCATCGACTGGCATCGGCGCCGTTTACGCCAACCGCCTGGCGCGTCGCGGCTACGATTTGATACTGGTAGCCCGCAACCAGGACAAGCTGAACCAGTTAGCGCGCCAGCTGTCCGCAAGCAGCGGTCGGAAGATCGATACCATCAAGGCCGATTTGAGTCTGAAGAGCGACTTGCAAATCGTTGAGCAGCGGCTGGCCAGCGATGCCAGCATCACGATGCTGGTCAACAATGCCGGTCTCGGCGCTACCAAAAGCCTGGTCGATTCGACGCCGGAGGAACTCGATGAGCTGATCACGCTGAATGTGCAGGCGTTGACCCGCCTGACGCGCGCCGTCGCGCCGGCCATGGTCGGACGCGGGCATGGCACGATCGTCAATATTTCATCGATCGCGGCGCTGGCGCCGGAAATCCTGAACGGCAGCTACGGCGGCACCAAGGCATATGTCCTGGCGCTGACGCAGTCGCTGGACCATGAGCTGTCCGAAAAAGGCGTGCGCGTACAGGCGGTGCTGCCCGGTGCAATCAGCACGCCATTCTGGGATCGTGCCGGTTTGCCGGTACAGCATCTGCCGAACGAGATTGTAATGACGGCGGAAGATCTGGTCGATGCTGCGCTGGCGGGGCTCGACCAAGGCGAGCTGGTGACGTTGCCGTCGCTGCCGGATCTGGATGACTGGAGCCGTTTCGACGACGCCCGCAAGGCGCTGAAGCCGAATCTGTCCCACGTTAAACCGGCGTCGCGCTACCGGGTCGGAGTCTGA
- a CDS encoding HAD-IB family hydrolase, whose product MQTTHTVAAFDFDGTISTGDSLRDFVLYAVGRGRFALGVLRASPWLLGLLAGVCGRGPAKAHFLAAAIGSMRQTRLEELAGDYAVHKLPALVRPEMIARIEEHKRLGHRLVLVSASPSLYLKHWAASAGFDAVLATELEFLDDLFSGRLASPNCWGPQKVQRLQQWFAGSPPEKLYAYGDSRGDREMLALADFGWLRGSAAMPQLADWPRKAAAN is encoded by the coding sequence ATGCAAACAACTCACACTGTTGCCGCTTTTGATTTCGACGGCACCATCTCTACCGGCGACAGCCTGCGCGACTTTGTGTTGTACGCAGTCGGCCGTGGCCGCTTTGCCCTTGGCGTGCTACGCGCCTCTCCCTGGCTCCTTGGCTTGCTAGCCGGCGTGTGCGGGCGGGGTCCCGCCAAAGCACATTTTCTTGCCGCCGCCATAGGCAGCATGAGGCAAACCAGGTTGGAGGAGCTGGCGGGTGATTATGCCGTTCACAAGTTGCCAGCCTTGGTCCGCCCCGAAATGATCGCCAGGATCGAGGAGCATAAGCGCCTTGGTCACCGGCTGGTCCTGGTTAGTGCGTCGCCATCCTTATATCTGAAGCATTGGGCCGCAAGTGCGGGTTTTGATGCTGTTCTGGCGACCGAGCTTGAATTTCTTGATGACCTGTTTTCCGGCCGCCTGGCCTCGCCGAATTGCTGGGGACCGCAGAAGGTGCAGCGCTTGCAGCAATGGTTCGCCGGCAGCCCGCCAGAGAAGCTATACGCGTATGGCGATAGCCGAGGCGACCGGGAAATGCTTGCCCTTGCCGATTTCGGGTGGCTGCGCGGATCCGCAGCCATGCCTCAGCTTGCTGACTGGCCGCGCAAAGCGGCGGCAAACTGA
- a CDS encoding efflux RND transporter permease subunit, translating into MIARLIRWSIANRFLVLLATVMVTAWGMWSLSRTPLDAIPDLSDVQVIIRTSYPGQAPQIVENQVTYPLTTTMLSVPGAKTVRGYSFFGDSFVYILFEDGTDPYWARSRVLEYLNQVQSRLPPQAKTALGPDATGVGWVYEYALVDHSGKMDLSQLRALQDWFLKYELKAVPNVSEVASIGGMVRQYQIVLDPDKMRAYNIPQAKIIAAVQNANQETGGSVLELGEAEYMVRASGYLKSLDDFRKIPLMTTDAGVSVRLGDVARIQVGPEMRRGIAELNGEGEVAGGVIIMRSGKNALETIAAVKAKLKILKASLPPGVEIVTTYDRSSLIKRAVSNLQEKLIEEFIVVAVVCAIFLFHMRSALVAIVTLPIGILIAFIVMYYQGVNANIMSLGGIAIAVGAMVDAAVVMIENAHKHIEAWNHAHPGEKLKGDEHWRVVGDAAAEVGPALFFSLLIIVLSFIPVFTLEAQEGRLFSPLAFTKTYAMAAAAGLAVTLIPVLMGYLIRGRIPDEQKNPLNRFLIALYRPLLDIVLRFPKLTLLGAALVAAVTIWPMTRLGGEFMPPLDEGDVLYMPSALPGLSAGKVQQLLQQTDRLIKTVPEVQSVFGKAGRAESATDPAPLEMFETMIQFKPHDQWRPGMTSEKLIQELDRIVKVPGLSNIWVPPIRNRIDMLATGIKSPVGVKVAGVSLQEIDRITGEIERAVKHVPGVSSALAERLNGGRYVDVNIDRDGAARYGLNIADVQSVVAAAIGGDNIGETIEGLQRFPINVRYPRELRDSVEKLRQLPILTERGAQIRLGDVAAIRIDDGPPMLKSENARLSGWVYVDIRDRDLSSTVRDMQRAVAKEVKLPAGYSIAWSGQFEYLERASAKLKIVVPATLLIILVLLYLTFKRFDEAFLIMGTLPFALAGGIWLLWLLDYHLSVAGGVGFIALAGVSAEFGVIMLLYLKHAWEERLVAGKDSEADLLDAIREGAVLRVRPKAMTVAVIIAGLVPIMLGTGTGSEVMQRIAAPMVGGMITAPLLSMFVVPAVYLLLRRRRMRVAAAALPVEDRSR; encoded by the coding sequence ATGATCGCGCGGCTGATCCGCTGGTCCATCGCCAACCGCTTTCTGGTGCTGCTGGCGACGGTGATGGTGACCGCCTGGGGCATGTGGTCGCTGTCGCGCACGCCGCTGGATGCAATCCCCGATTTGTCGGATGTGCAGGTGATTATCCGCACCAGCTATCCGGGCCAGGCGCCGCAGATCGTCGAAAACCAGGTCACCTATCCGCTCACTACCACCATGTTGTCGGTGCCGGGAGCAAAGACGGTGCGCGGGTATTCCTTTTTCGGCGATTCTTTCGTCTACATTCTGTTTGAAGACGGCACCGATCCTTACTGGGCGCGTTCTAGGGTGCTGGAATACCTTAACCAGGTGCAGTCGCGCCTGCCGCCGCAAGCCAAAACCGCGCTTGGCCCGGATGCCACCGGCGTCGGCTGGGTCTACGAATATGCACTGGTCGATCATAGCGGCAAGATGGATCTGTCGCAGTTGCGCGCCTTGCAGGACTGGTTTCTCAAGTATGAGTTGAAAGCGGTGCCGAATGTCTCGGAAGTGGCCAGCATAGGCGGCATGGTGCGGCAGTACCAGATCGTGCTCGATCCGGACAAGATGCGCGCCTACAACATTCCGCAAGCGAAGATCATCGCCGCCGTGCAGAATGCCAACCAGGAAACCGGCGGTTCCGTGCTGGAACTGGGAGAAGCCGAATACATGGTGCGCGCATCAGGCTACTTGAAATCGCTGGACGACTTCCGCAAGATTCCCTTGATGACGACTGACGCCGGCGTCTCGGTGCGCCTGGGCGACGTCGCTCGCATCCAGGTCGGTCCCGAAATGCGGCGTGGGATTGCCGAGCTGAATGGCGAAGGCGAGGTCGCCGGCGGCGTGATCATCATGCGTTCCGGTAAAAACGCACTGGAAACCATAGCCGCGGTGAAGGCCAAGCTGAAAATATTGAAAGCGAGTTTACCGCCCGGCGTCGAGATCGTCACGACTTACGACCGCTCAAGCCTGATCAAGCGCGCCGTCAGCAATCTGCAGGAAAAACTGATCGAGGAATTCATCGTTGTCGCCGTGGTGTGCGCCATCTTCCTGTTTCATATGCGCTCGGCGCTGGTTGCCATCGTCACGCTGCCAATCGGTATCCTGATCGCCTTTATCGTCATGTACTACCAGGGAGTCAACGCCAATATCATGTCGCTGGGCGGGATTGCGATCGCTGTCGGCGCCATGGTCGATGCCGCCGTGGTGATGATCGAGAATGCCCACAAGCATATTGAAGCCTGGAACCACGCTCATCCTGGAGAAAAACTGAAAGGCGATGAACATTGGCGCGTCGTCGGCGACGCCGCAGCGGAAGTGGGACCGGCCTTGTTTTTCTCGCTGTTGATCATCGTGCTCTCGTTCATTCCGGTGTTTACGCTGGAGGCGCAGGAAGGGCGGCTGTTTTCTCCGCTGGCCTTTACCAAGACCTATGCCATGGCTGCCGCGGCCGGCCTGGCGGTCACGCTGATTCCGGTCTTGATGGGCTATCTGATTCGCGGCCGGATCCCGGATGAGCAAAAGAATCCGCTCAATCGTTTTCTGATCGCACTCTACCGTCCGTTGCTAGATATAGTGTTGCGTTTCCCCAAGCTGACCTTGCTGGGAGCAGCCCTGGTAGCGGCCGTGACGATATGGCCGATGACGCGGCTGGGCGGCGAGTTCATGCCGCCGCTGGACGAGGGCGATGTGCTGTACATGCCGTCGGCGCTGCCAGGCCTTTCGGCCGGCAAGGTGCAGCAATTGCTGCAGCAGACCGACCGCCTGATCAAGACCGTGCCGGAAGTGCAGAGCGTGTTCGGCAAGGCTGGCCGCGCCGAGAGCGCCACCGACCCGGCGCCGCTGGAAATGTTTGAAACCATGATCCAGTTCAAGCCTCATGATCAGTGGCGTCCTGGCATGACGTCGGAAAAGCTGATCCAGGAACTGGACCGCATCGTCAAGGTGCCCGGGCTGTCGAATATCTGGGTGCCGCCGATACGCAACCGTATCGACATGCTGGCCACCGGCATCAAAAGTCCGGTCGGGGTCAAGGTCGCCGGTGTCAGCCTGCAGGAAATCGACCGTATCACCGGTGAGATCGAACGTGCCGTCAAACATGTGCCGGGAGTGTCGTCGGCGCTGGCCGAGCGCCTGAATGGCGGACGCTATGTCGACGTCAATATCGATCGCGACGGCGCCGCCCGCTATGGCTTGAATATCGCCGATGTGCAGAGCGTCGTGGCGGCAGCCATAGGCGGCGACAACATCGGCGAAACCATCGAAGGACTGCAGCGCTTTCCGATCAATGTGCGCTACCCGCGCGAGCTGCGCGATTCGGTCGAAAAACTGCGGCAGCTGCCGATATTGACGGAACGCGGCGCGCAAATCCGGCTGGGCGATGTAGCGGCGATCCGCATCGACGATGGTCCGCCGATGCTGAAAAGCGAGAATGCGCGCTTGTCGGGCTGGGTCTACGTCGATATCCGCGATCGCGACCTCAGTTCCACCGTGCGCGATATGCAGCGAGCCGTGGCAAAGGAAGTCAAATTGCCGGCCGGGTACTCGATCGCCTGGTCAGGGCAGTTCGAATATCTGGAACGCGCTAGCGCCAAACTAAAAATCGTGGTGCCTGCCACCTTGCTCATCATCCTCGTCCTGCTGTATCTGACTTTCAAGCGCTTTGACGAAGCGTTCCTGATCATGGGAACGCTGCCATTTGCGCTGGCCGGCGGTATCTGGCTGCTGTGGCTGCTCGATTACCACCTGTCGGTCGCCGGCGGCGTCGGCTTCATTGCCTTGGCCGGCGTCTCGGCTGAATTCGGCGTGATCATGCTGCTGTATTTGAAACACGCGTGGGAGGAACGGCTTGTTGCCGGCAAGGACAGCGAAGCCGATCTGCTCGATGCGATACGCGAGGGAGCCGTGCTGCGGGTACGGCCCAAGGCGATGACGGTGGCTGTCATTATCGCCGGACTGGTGCCGATCATGCTTGGGACCGGCACCGGATCGGAAGTCATGCAACGCATCGCTGCGCCGATGGTAGGCGGCATGATCACGGCGCCGCTGCTGTCGATGTTTGTGGTGCCGGCGGTTTATCTGCTGCTGCGCCGGCGCCGGATGCGCGTCGCCGCAGCGGCGCTGCCGGTTGAGGACAGATCGCGATGA
- a CDS encoding class I SAM-dependent methyltransferase — MNPLQENIVQAGKPSWTARWVAAMRAAHQLLDKPVIFSDPMALSILGPAGEASIRHDPAQFNDPISRDLRAALAARSLLAEDELRRAVAASVKQYVVLGAGLDTFAFRNGYRDQGLHVYEVDHPSTQAWKIDILKEAGIGIPDSMTFVAIDFEKATLAERLQEAGFRTDQPAYFSWLGVTVYLSEEAIFDTLKFVASLPRESGITFDYRVQPSMLSPIDYALGEYISNLVEEQGEPWKTSFNPMSLQKKLQSMGLHVTKDLGPAELNKRYLGEREDGLQTRLGFRLICAEK, encoded by the coding sequence ATGAATCCGCTACAAGAAAATATCGTTCAGGCAGGAAAACCGAGCTGGACCGCGCGTTGGGTCGCGGCAATGCGGGCCGCCCACCAATTGCTGGACAAGCCTGTCATATTCAGCGATCCGATGGCCTTGTCCATACTTGGTCCCGCGGGAGAAGCCAGCATCCGTCACGACCCTGCCCAGTTCAACGACCCCATATCCCGTGACTTGCGGGCCGCTCTGGCGGCGCGGAGCCTGCTGGCGGAAGATGAATTGCGCCGGGCGGTAGCCGCCAGCGTAAAACAATACGTCGTCCTGGGCGCTGGCCTGGATACCTTTGCGTTCAGGAACGGCTACCGCGACCAGGGGTTGCATGTTTATGAAGTAGATCACCCCTCGACCCAGGCCTGGAAAATCGACATCCTGAAAGAAGCCGGTATCGGCATACCCGATTCCATGACCTTTGTCGCCATCGATTTTGAAAAAGCCACCTTGGCCGAGAGATTGCAGGAAGCCGGTTTTCGTACAGACCAGCCAGCCTATTTTTCCTGGCTAGGCGTCACCGTCTACCTATCCGAGGAAGCAATCTTCGATACGCTGAAATTCGTCGCATCGCTGCCCAGGGAAAGCGGCATCACATTCGATTACAGGGTGCAGCCTTCCATGCTCAGTCCCATTGATTATGCTTTAGGCGAATACATAAGCAACCTCGTCGAGGAGCAAGGGGAGCCGTGGAAAACATCGTTCAATCCGATGTCCCTGCAAAAGAAACTGCAGAGCATGGGACTGCACGTAACCAAGGATCTTGGTCCCGCGGAGCTGAATAAGCGATATCTGGGAGAACGCGAAGACGGCTTGCAAACCCGCCTCGGCTTCCGCTTGATATGCGCGGAAAAATAA